In Poecilia reticulata strain Guanapo linkage group LG1, Guppy_female_1.0+MT, whole genome shotgun sequence, one genomic interval encodes:
- the LOC103463704 gene encoding myeloid-associated differentiation marker-like, whose product MPVIVLEARDFTSPLFLVRTLEVFSSCTAFSLVASLEHKSSNSSSDPLSDTFRIFCMFTWCFFFVITLLIHIISIIQFHSLIPISWKNLTMTVALLGVLMSLSSTVVFPWIVMDHGTVSPRALAATVASGLTFVAYAAESCVLRTQAHEQRGYISSLPGFLKIIQLWGGLKMIPLMVIISNLTTGILWQFWISCVSYGTCIFISLVILVVILGDFAGRCLLPFDRFLAAFSLIGVLLYMLATVICLTKILQMGETESNPNNLNVVIMETLVSSVTLLAYTVDLAFSIKLLCDRSHI is encoded by the coding sequence ATGCCTGTGATTGTTTTGGAAGCCCGAGACTTCACCAGTCCACTGTTTTTGGTGCGAACATTGGAAGTCTTCTCTAGCTGCACAGCCTTCAGTCTTGTGGCCTCTTTGGAACATAAAAGCTCAAACAGCTCATCTGATCCTTTGTCGGACACATTCAGGATCTTCTGTATGTTTACCTGGTGTTTCTTCTTTGTGATCACCCTCCTCATACACATTATCAGCATCATCCAGTTCCACAGCCTCATCCCAATATCCTGGAAGAACCTGACCATGACTGTGGCACTGTTGGGGGTGTTGATGAGTCTCAGCTCCACTGTGGTGTTTCCCTGGATAGTCATGGATCATGGAACTGTGTCTCCACGTGCTTTGGCTGCTACAGTGGCTTCTGGTCTCACCTTTGTGGCCTATGCCGCCGAGTCTTGTGTTCTTCGCACTCAAGCGCATGAACAAAGAGGCTACATAAGCAGCTTGCCTGGTTTCCTTAAGATTATCCAACTTTGGGGGGGGTTGAAGATGATCCCTCTCATGGTGATAATCTCCAATTTGACGACTGGAATACTTTGGCAATTTTGGATATCTTGCGTCTCATATGGAACTTGCATCTTCATATCACTCGTCATCCTGGTGGTGATACTGGGTGACTTTGCTGGGCGATGCCTCCTGccttttgacagatttttggCTGCCTTCAGTCTGATCGGGGTGCTACTCTACATGTTGGCCACAGTTATTTGTTTGACCAAGATACTGCAGATGGGTGAGACGGAATCCAACCCAAATAATCTCAATGTGGTCATCATGGAAACCTTGGTTTCCAGTGTCACACTGTTAGCTTACACGGTGGACCTTGCCTTCTCCATCAAACTGTTATGTGACAGGAGTCACATATGA
- the LOC103465810 gene encoding perforin-1-like, with translation MSWKLETTDQNLPSTVKMANLWQLMLLFWMWIPPGLSSTMSFIGSPQQCKTAHFVPGYNLGGEGFDIVTMERKGAYVIDTETWDLGNGTCKMYRNFYQNGEDQKVPVSVVDWRIFPKCSMKVSSMLYDSVESLVNDSTSSVSNDWKIGLEIPVDPSVTVGVGLGGSHSRASEFGMKKSKSDRYEFVRQSVNCNYYRYRLTTSPPLSHDFLAAVINMQNKLTFSVYDEDTYWNRDLLGECSFDLRKGFVSDSCMFDYGTFFFSYYVECAPSLGGSRCDEYISSPMNPSLAKEFYTRNGVLLGNSMKTFSKTASQAGLDQF, from the exons ATGAGTTGGAAACTGGAAACCACTGACCAGAACTTGCCATCTACAGTCAAA ATGGCAAACCTTTGGCAACTCATGCTCCTGTTTTGGATGTGGATTCCTCCTGGACTCTCATCCACCATGAGTTTCATTGGTTCTCCACAACAATGTAAAACAGCTCACTTTGTCCCCGGCTACAACCTGGGTGGAGAAGGCTTTGACATTGTGACAATGGAGAGGAAGGGTGCCTATGTCATCGACACTGAGACATGGGACCTTGGAAACGGCACTTGCAAAATGTACAGAAACTTCTACCAGAATGGAGAGGACCAGAAGGTCCCAGTCTCTGTGGTGGACTGGAGAATCTTCCCAAAGTGCAGCATGAAGGTTTCCAGCATGCTCTATGATTCTGTGGAATCTCTCGTCAACGATTCCACATCATCGGTCTCCAACGACTGGAAGATTGGTCTGGAAATCCCTGTAGACCCTTCAGTCACTGTTGGTGTTGGCCTTGGAGGGTCACACTCCAGGGCTTCTGAATTTGGAATGAAAAAATCCAAAAGCGATCGCTACGAATTTGTCCGCCAATCTGTCAACTGTAACTATTATAG GTACAGACTGACCACTAGTCCTCCTTTGAGTCATGACTTTCTTGCAGCT GTCATCAATATGCAAAACAAgttgacattttctgtataTGATGAGGATACTTACTGGAATAGAGATCTGCTTGGCGAGTGCTCTTTTGATCTTCGGAAAGGGTTTGTGTCAGACAGCTGCATGTTTGATTATGGAACGTTCTTCTTCTCTTACTATGTGGAGTGTGCACCAAGTCTGGGAGGAAGCCGGTGTGATGAGTACATTTCCTCCCCCATGAATCCCTCACTGGCCAAAGAGTTTTACACCAGGAATGGGGTTCTGCTTGGCAATTCCATGAAGACGTTTTCTAAGACAGCTAGTCAGGCAGGTTTAGACCAGTTTTGA